AGGCCAGCAGCAATCAATACTTCGGCGATTTTTGCACCTATCACCGAGGCTTGTTCAGCGGGCTTGAGGATCACCGTATTACCAGCCGCGATCGCCGCCACACTCATCCCCATTGCGATCGCCAGGGGGAAATTCCAGGGCGAAATCACCAGCGCAATGCCACGCGGTTGATAGATATAGGTGTTATCTTCACCGGGGACATGGCGATATTGGGGTTGGGCAAGGCGCTCCATTTCCTTGGCATAGTAGCGACAAAAATCGATCGCCTCAGAGACTTCTGCATCGGCTTCGCGCACTGGCTTACCCACCTCCCAGACAATCCAGGCGGATAGCTCGGCGCGTTGCTGCTCCATGAGGTCAGCGGCACGACGCAGGATCTCACCGCGATCGGTGGCGGACATTTTCTTCCAGGCGGGAAAGGCTTGCTTAGCGGCAGCGATCGCTTGATCGGCTTGTTCAATACTCGCTAGGCCAATTTTACCGACTACTTGTTCAGATTTAGAGGGATTGAGCGAATCGACAAAATTTTCTGCTGTTACGGTGTTGCCATTAATAATCGGCTGATAGGTTTGCCCCAGATTATTACCAACCTGGTCGATCGCCCTGGCTGCATTTTCCCGGTTGGCTAATTCCGCATAATCCAGGTCTGGCGCATTGGCAAATCCATCAAACTCGATCGACTTGGCCTCACCCTGGCTGGTTTCCATTGTGGGCGTGGCAATTAATTCGGCTTCCGGCAGCGATTCACTGGTACTGAGGCGCAAAAATGAGCTATTGGCGGTGTTTTCCAGCAAGCGCCGGATCAAATAGGACATGCCTGGGATCAAATCGCCAAACGGACAATAGATCCTGACCCGATAGCCCATCTCCACGATCGGTTTGGTGAACTTATCACCCATGCCATAGAGGGCTTGCAGTTCAAAATTGCGTGGCGGGATTTGCAATGTTTGGGCAATGGCGATCGCCTTGGCCAATGAGCGCACATTATGGCTGCCGATCGCGGCATAAAGATATTGATGATTTTCCAGTAGAATTTGAATCAGGCGCTCGTAATTGGCATCGGTGGAGCTTTTCTGGTCATAAACAGGCCGATCCCACCCTTGCTGATAGGCCAGGATTGTTTCTTGATCCCAATAGGCTCCCTTGACCAACCGCACCGTGAGCGGCGTGCCTCGTTCTTTTGCCCATTCCACCAAATCCAGCAAATCCGCTTCACTATCACGTAAATAGCCCTGGATTGTAACGCCCACATCACGGCGCTCTTTGAATTCCAGCTCGCTCAATACCTGCTTGAGGATCGCCAAGGTCAAAGTTTTATACTCATATTGCTCCATGTCAAAATGCACCGCGCAGCCCAACTCCTGGGCACGACGCAACAGAATCCGGGCTGGTTCGCTGACTTTTTCGGTAGTGGTGACTGGATCGAGTGGGTCAAATTGCGAATAAAAAGCACTTAGCTTGACTGACACCTGCACCCGTGGCAAGTTCTCACCATCAGCGCGATCGATCTGGTCGATCGTATGCCAGGACTTAGCACTCTCAGTCAAGTCCTGCATGATCTGCAAATATTTGTCCAGGTATGACTGGGCTTCTTTTTCGCTGATTACGGCCTCGCCCAGCAAGTCCATCGTGAAGCAATAGCGATCGCGGCGCAGCTTTTCAATGCTTTTGAGCGCTTCCTTTAAATTGGCACCGCAAATATAACGCCTGGCCAGAGTTTCCACTGAGGTTTTCAGCGCCGTTGCCGCCAGGGTCGCTGTGGGTGAATTGGGGCTGGCTCCCAGATTCAGCATGGATTTTAGCCCTGGCACTTCCACTTCATCACGGGCTAAGTATTCCTGCATGTGGTGGGTGATTTCCGTGGTGCTGCCCAGCGCTGGTAAACAATCGATCAGGCGAAATAGCTGTACGCGCAACTCTTCATTCCCCATCGCCCAGGCCATCAGCTTGTCATCCAAACGCACCTTTTCCTTGAGGCTGCTCCAGAGCGACGCACCTTTGCCCACCTTGTGCAAGATTATCTGGGCAAGCTCACGGGTCTTGGCTTCGTAGGGAGAGGCTTCGAGGGGATTATTTTTAGTTAGATTGTTGGCATTTGCTTGGGTAACCACTGGTGCAGGCACTCCTAAATCCTATACTTTGGCAGTCAAATACTCTGGCAGTCAAAAAATAATAGGGCTGTTCAGGGGCAATCTTTTCTAATCTTTAGATCAACCAGCAGCATCCTGGACTATCTAGTTTAGCCTCTATTTTGTGGTGATTGAGGAATGTTTGGTTAGGGTTCGCTGGCAAAAGGATTACTAGTTAACTAGGTAATCAAGCTGGTTAATCAAATGGCTATATCTATATCTACCTTACTTATATGCTAGATCACAGCGATCGGGAAAGGTCAGGCGTTGCAGCTCCCTCAAAGCTGGAGATTGTCACAACTATGATCAGCACAGCACTATGAGCCAATCTCTCAATTGCTGCCCAATGAACTAAGGTCTAGCTAAATCTAGCTACTGCGCTTAGCACCACGCCAGGATTGATTTTCCAGCGCCCGCACCTGATGTTCCAGGCGATCGAGCCGACCGCGCAGTTCATCCAGTTCGCTTTGTCTGGCTACACCAATGTCTTGCATCACATAGCGAATCTGGCGTTGAATCAAAAATTCTAGGTTTTCTTGCTCGCCCTTTAGCTTGGAGGTGAGATCGTTAATAAATTTATTGGCCTCTTCCGGATCGATGCGCCCTTCCTTCACCCATTCATCGGAGGCTTCTTTGATTTTGTCGGCCATGATCGTGGTGGTGCCAACCCCAATCAGCAGCAGTTGTTTGAGAAAATTATTGTTGTCCATAGATTCATATTAATAAGCAGATCTGCTACCTGTTATTTTCGCCGATCGGCACTGATTTGGTTAGTTGTAGTAACCGTATCTTTGGCGTGAATTACTAATTGGCGCATTAATGCAGCATTAGTGTCAGAATATATAGGATGCGGTGTGTAACAAGAATGCAGAAACACATCTATTAAGTGTTCGGTCGTCTGAATGTAGCAATTTTGAATAGCTCAAACCAGCAAGATCGATCGCCAAAAATATAGTTATGCATCAGGTTATAGAGCTAAACTAAATACCTACAAAAAGAGCAGAATCAATTAGGAGATACCTCTGGTGGCTGAGAATTTTGACTACGATTTAATTATTATTGGCGCTGGCGTTGGTGGTCATGGCGCTGCCCTCCATGCGGTCGATTGTGGCCTAAAAACCGCGATCGTGGAAGCGGGGGATATGGGCGGCACCTGTGTAAATCGTGGTTGTATTCCCTCCAAGGCTCTGCTGGCAGCTTCGGGGCGGGTGCGAGAGTTAAAGGCGAAGGATCATTTAAAGGCACTGGGGATCGACATTGGCGATATTCAATTCGATCGCGGCACGATCGCTAATCATGCTAGTGATCTGGTCAGTAAGCAAAAAAATGCCCTGATCAATAGCCTCAAAAATAAAGGCATTGACATTATTGAAGGCTGGGGTAAGCTTGCCGGCGCACAGACAGTCCAGGTGGGCGATCGCAAAATTACCGCCAAGGATATTATTCTCTCTACGGGTTCAGCACCGTTTGTGCCACCAGGAATCACGATCGACGGCAAAACCGTTTTCACCAGTGATGAAGGTGTCAAGCTGGATTGGTTACCGCAATGGGTGGCGATCATTGGCAGTGGCTACATTGGCCTAGAATTCTCTGATGTCTATACGGCATTGGGCTCGGAAGTAACCATGATCGAAGCCCTCGATCGGTTGATGCCTGGATTCGACCCCGACATTGCCAAGCTAGCGGAGCGGGTTTTAATCAAGCCCCGTGACATTGAAACCAAAGTCGGCGTACTGGCCAAGAAAGTTACGCCTGGCTCTCCGGTTACGATCGAATTGTCCGATGGGGAAATCATGGAAGTTGATGCCTGCCTGGTGGCCACTGGCCGCATCCCCATGACTAAAGACTTAGGCTTAGAAACCGTGGGGCTGGAACTCACCAAGCGCGGCTTCATTGACGTGGACGATCGCATGTCAACGGGCATTAATCATGTGTGGGCGATCGGTGATGCCACGGGCAAAATGATGCTGGCTCATACCGCCTCGGCCCAGGGCATGGTGGCCGTCGAAAATATTTGTGGCCGCGATCGCACGATCGACTATCTCAGTATTCCCGCCGCTGCCTTCACCCATCCGGAAATTGGCTTTGTGGGGTTAACCGAACCGCAGGCCAAGGAAAAAGGCCAAGCCGAAGGGTTTGAGGTGGCCTCGGTGCGCACCTACTACAAGGGCAATGCTAAGGCGATCGCCGAGGCCGAAACCGATGGTCTGGCTAAAATTATCTATCGCAAGGACACAGGCGAGCTTTTGGGTGTGCATATTCTGGGTATCCATGCTTCTGATTTGATCCATGAAGCAGCGGTGGCGATCGGCAAGCGTCTGGGGGTGAATGAACTTTCGTTTAATGTCCATGCCCATCCCACTCTGGCGGAAATCCTGGATGATGCCTACAAACGCGCAGCGGTTCATGCTTAGTTATTAGCCTGCTTATGTAAAACTAAAACATAAAACACATAAAACTAATAAAGCTGGATCGTTATGCTCTGATTGCAATTGAGCGTTTGCAAGGGAGTAAGCATTGAAAGTGTGAAGATGCCAGATATATTTAAATTTGCTTAAATTGATGGAAGTTAATTTCTTACCCTCAAGCCTATCTATTAGGTCATAAGCTAAGGATGAATAAATCTGGGTAGCAACATATTTCCTTGATCTGTCGCTTGTGTGGATTCATTACCTAGCCTATGGTTGGATTGGTAAAGCTGATCGATCGGCACATATACAGGACTCACCCTTAATCGGGATAGCAAAGCTAACTGCTCGCATTTATAGAGCTAAGTCCTAGCCGCTTGGTCTTGATTCCATTGACCCATAAAACAGCCCATGAATGCTAGCGCCCAACATCAACTAGCACAGCAACACCTTATGCAAGGTCAGATTGCCGAGGCGATCGCCATTGTCAATCAATTGCTAGCTCTGGAGCCTGATGATGCGATCGGCAATTATTTACAAGCCCAGATTTTAATTGCCCAGGGACAACTCACCGCCGCCCAAGCTCATTTAGAAAAGGCGATCGCCCAAGCGCCTGCATATGTTGAGGCCTTACTCAAGCTGGGTAATGTGCAATTCATGCAGCAAAATTTTGCCGCCGCGATCGCTGCCTATCAGAAAGTTAGCGCTATTAACCCCCACCAGGTCGAGGCATTTTATTATGCTGGGTTAGCCTATCGCCAGAGTGGCAAAAACGACGAAGCGATCGCCAGTTATCAAAGTGCGCTCAACCTGGCTAGCGATCGAGCCGATATCTGGACGGCAATGGGTAATGTCTATTTTGCCAAACCAAACTATGATCAGGCTGCCCACTGCTACCGTCAGGCGATCGCCGCTGATCCTACCCATGCTAATGCCTACAATGGTTTGGGCGGAGTTTTGGGTCAACAGGGCAATGCCGCTGCCGCCACTGAAAATTTTCGCCAGGCGATCGGCCATGATCCCCGCCATCTCGATGCTTTGACCAATTTGGGCATGGCCTTGTTTCGACAAGAGCAATATGATCAAGCATTAATTTATTTAAACCGAGCTGCCAAACTCAACCCCAAGCAGGCTAATCTTCAACGCAATATTGGCTTAGTTTTGTATAAGCAAGAGCAACTTGCAGCCGCGATCGCCCAATACCAGAAAGCGATCGACCTTGATCCCAGGTTTGCCGATGCCTATGCCAGTCTGGGCGTAGCACTGGTCGCTACCGATCAGCCCGCCGCCGCGATCGCTGCCTATCAAAGGGCAATTGAGATTATCCCTAACCATGCCGAAGCCAACTATAACCTGGGTGTAATTTTGGCGCAGCAAAACCAACTAGCCGAAGCAGTGCTGGCCTATTGCCGCGCGATCGCAGCTCGCCCCACCTATGCTGATGCCTACAATGGCCTGGGCGCAACCTTACTACAACAGGGCAATCTAGATGGTGCGCTCAACTCCTATCAACAGGCTTTGGCGATCGCACCGGATCACTACGGCGCTAACTTTGGCCGGGGTCTTACGTTGCTAACTAAAGGGGATTTTGCGGCTGGCCTACCTGGTTATGAATACCGTTTCAAGCTGAAAACGATCGCTGCCCCTGAATTTTCTCAACCCCTGTGGGATGGTAGTGAGAAACAAGATCAAACTATGCTGCTGTGGATTGAGCAGGGGTTGGGCGATGCGATCCAATTTATTCGGTTTGTGCCGATCGTGGCGCAGCGAGTAGGGCATGTGATTCTCAGATGTCGTAATAATTTAGTGCCGTTATTTGCCAATGTTCCAGAGTTGACAAGTATAGCGACGATCATTGGCGATCGTGACCCACTGCCAAATTTTGATGTCCATGCGTCTCTGCTCAGCTTGCCGCAAATTCTCGGTATTAGGCTGGAATCGATTCCTAGTCAAGTGCCCTATTTAAAGGCCGATCGGCAACGGGTTGAACAGCTCCAGCTTCCGGCAGCACCAGGGCTGAAAATTGGCATCGTCTGGGCCAGTGGCCTTTTCAAACACAATCCCAATGCCGCCAAGCAATATAAACTCAAATCCCTATCCCTATTACTTTGGACAGGCTTACTCACCATCCCCGGCACCAGGTTTTATAGCTTACAACTGGGGCAGGATCAACAGGAAATTAGCTGGCTGGCGCTTAAAAATCATCTGGTCGATCTCAGCGATCGGATTACAGATTTTGCTGATACTGCCGCCCTGATCGCCCAACTGGATCTGGTCATTTCCGTAGACACAGCCGTGGCGCATCTGGCCGGAGCGATGGGTAAACCGACCTGGGTGCTACTGCCATTTGCCCCTGATTGGCGCTGGCTAACAACCCGCGAGGATAGCCCCTGGTATCCAACCATGCGCTTATTCCGCCAAAGTGAACCGCACCAGTGGCGATCGGTCATGGATCGGGTTAGAGATGAGCTGATTGAATTAGTTAAAACCAGTGATCTAGCCCAGCAGCAACCATTAGCCAAACAATTAGCCAAGTTTACGCCAGGAACAACCCCTGATCACAATGAACTGGCCGACTATTGGCAAAAGCTGGCGGCAAAGTTAGCAGCCCAGGCCAAGCATGAAGAAGCTCGGTTCTACTATCGAAGAGTGTTAGATTTGCAGCCCAACAATGCCGAGGTGGCGAATAATCTGGGCTATATTTACTGGCGATCGCAGAAATTAGCTGATGCTGATATTTACTTAGATCGAGCCCTGGCACTAAACCCCAACTACGCCGAAGCATTTAACAATAAAGGGATCGTGGCCTGGACTAAGCAAAATTATGATGCAGCGATCGAATATTACCAGCAAGCATTGGCGATCGAGCCTGACTATGCCATGGCGCACAGCAATTTGGGCGTGGTTTTGTCCCATCAAAAGGAATTTATCCAGGCCGAGGAGCATTACCGCCGCGCGATCGAGATCAAACCCGACTACACCCAGGCATTTAACAATCTTGGTATCTCGCTGTATGAGCAGGATCGTAGCGCCGAAGCAATCCCCTACTATCGTCAGGCGCTAGCGCTGAATCCCGATTACTACCAGGCTTTGAGCAACTGTGGCGCGGCACTGGTGGCAGAGGGGCAGATCGATGAAGCAATTGCACTCTATCACCGCGCGATCGCCATTAATGCCGATTATCCTGAAGTGCAAAACAACCTGGGGATGGCACTGTTAGAGCTTGGCCAAGTTGAAGCAGGATTAAATTATTTTCACCGCGCGATCGCCCTGCGGCCGGACTATGTGGATGCCCGCACCAATCTGGCGATGGCAATGCTGACCCTGGGGGAATATGAGTCAGGGTTTGCAGAATATGAATGGCGCAGAGACGGCAAATCTTTTCACAGGCGTAACTTTGCCCAGCCATTGTGGGATGGCAAACCTTTCCCCGGCAAGACTTTGTTAATTCGCACTGAGCAGGGGTTGGGCGATACGATTCAGTTCATTCGCTATATGGAATTAGTGAAGCAACTGGGCGATCGGATTGTGGTGGAATGTAATCACAAGGCATTGCAACCGCTACTAGAAACAATTCCAGCGATCGATCAGGTACTCGCCAAGGGCGCACCATTGCCCAAGTTTGACTTGCATATTTCCCTGCTGAGCCTGCCCCATCTGCTCAAAACCAACCTGAACAATATCCCCGATCGCTTCCCTTATCTACAGATCAACCAGCCATTTAACCTCAACCTGGCCAGTTCTAACCAGACCGCCGTAGCATTAGAGCAAACAGCATCCCAGCAAATCGACTCAACCGATTCAAACAAGCAAGCTAATCAAGCTCCAGCTAATCAAGCCAATCCAATCACTTCAACTCAGTCACCTGAATCCCAATCAGACCTCAAAGTAGGCATTGTCTGGCGCAGCGATTCCAAGAATAAAACCAAACAAAAGCGATCTTGCCCATTGGCGATTTTTCAGCAAGTTTTGCAGATCCCCCAGGTGCAGTTCTATAGCCTGCAAAAGGAGATACAGGATGAAGACCTGGAGCTAATTGAAACTCTAAATAATAAACTTAATGAATCTGGCGAATCTGGCGATCGCCCCAACTCCATCGCCTCAACTAACTCAATTACGCTTCTTTCTGAGCAGCTAAATAGCCTCACCGATACGGCAGCGGCAATTGCCCAACTAGACCTGGTGATTTCGATCGATACGATGGTGGCACATCTGGCCGGAGCCCTGGCTAAACCAGTGTGGGTATTGCTACCCCTGGCCTCGGATTGGCGCTGGCTGCTCGATCGCCCTGATAGTGTTTGGTATCCCACCGCCAGACTATTCCGGCAACCAAAATTGGCAGATTGGCAACCTGTGATTAAACAGGTCTGCGAGGCATTGAATGAAATAGTGGCCGATCGTAGCTTATTAGCATCTCCCTTACCTGAACCGACAATTCAGACTAGTAAACTTGATGCGCCTAGCAATCCAGAATATGGCTATGTGATCGATCCCGATCGCCTTGATTACATCGATCAAACTAAAGCAACCGAGCAATCAACCTCTAAAGCTAATGTTGAACGGGTAGACAATCGGAAGCCAGCGATCGCTAACCTGGCCACTAAACCAACCCTAACGGTACTTGCACCCACAGCGATTACGGCAAACCAGTCACAGTCAACTGTTAACACGATTCAACAATCAACCCCAACACCACCAGTACCGCAACCAATCGGCATCGGCTGGGCGATCGGCGCAAATACTGGCTGGGGCACATTTGGCCTGAATTTAACCCTGCAACTACTGGAGCATAAGCAATTCTCCCCCCTCTTGATCGCACCACCAGCGATCGAGCCCAACCAAACCGATCCCTTAACTCAAGCTCGATTAATACCCGCGATCGCCCAACGCCAAGGACTTCAGCAGGCTTTCAATCAAAATCCCCACAGTGCCTTTAATCTCGATCTGCCAATCATTCATCCTCTGGGTAATCATTTTGGTGGCTCACAGCTCGATCGGATCAAAGGCAAACAGAACATCGGCTTTATTTTCTTTGAAGATACTCAGCTCGATCGCGCTGCCCTGGATCGTGCCAATGCCTATGATTTAATTCTGGCTGGTTCCAGTTGGAATCATGACATCTTGAAAAATTATGGCCTTGCCAATGTGCATACGGTGTTACAGGGCATCGAGCCCACCGCCTATTACCCTAGCCCTAAGTCAAATTTATTTGGCGATCGGTTTGTAATTTTTTCCGGTGGCAAGCTGGAATATCGCAAAGCTCAGGATATTACGATCGCCGCCTATAAGATTTTCCAGGCCAAACATCCTGATGCGCTTTTAATTACCGCCTGGCACAATCCCTGGCCTAAGTTTATGCAAGGCTTGGAGCAAACTGGCAATGTGGTGGGCTTGCCAGCAGTCGATAATCAAGGGCAAATTCAAATTAAACCCTGGCTGATTGAAAACGGCTTACCGATCGATTCATTTATTGACCTGGGTGCGATCCCCCGCCATCAAGTACCACAAATCATCCGCGAGGCCGATGTGGCTCTTTTCCCGAATCGCTGCGAGGGTGGTACTAATCTGGTGGCGATGGAATGTATGGCTTGCGGCATTCCCTGTGTGATTTCTGCTAATACTGGGCATCTGGATATTGTTAATGAAAAGCATTGTTATCCGCTGACCAATCAACGATCGCTGACTAGTCCCCCGGCCTATTTGCAAGGAGTTGAGGGGTGGCGGGAATCGGAGGTGGAAGAGGTGGTGGCTTACCTGGAGCAGGTGTATAGCGATCGGCAAACGGCTTTAAATAAGGGCGCGGCGGCGGCAGAGTTTATGCAGGGTCTAACCTGGCAAAAACAGGTCGATCGGTTAACCAAAACCATCCAAGCTGAGTTGTTGAGCTAGTCATAGTCGATATAATCTATGTAAATACATTTACATTTAGGCTTACTTAAAATCATCTTGGCGCAGCGTTACTCATTTTGGATCGATCGCGGTGGTACTTTCACCGACGTGGTGGCGCATTGTCCAGATGGACAGTTGGTGGTGCATAAGCTACTCTCGGAGAACCCCGATCGCTATGTTGACGCTCCGATCCAGGCGATCCGTGAAATTCTCAATCTCACCCCAGAGCAACCAATCCCCGCCGAGCAGATCGCCAGCATCAAAATGGGTACAACTGTGGCCACTAATGCCCTGTTGGAACGAAAGGGCGATCGCACTGTTTTAGTTATTACCAAAGGGTTTGGCGATGCATTGCGAATTGGTTATCAAAATCGCCCCGATATCTTTGCGCGACAGATCCTATTGCCAGAAATGCTCTATGAACAGGCGATCGAAGCGGAGGAACGCTACAGCGCCAAGGGAAAAGAATTAATCCCACTGGCGATCGTGCCCCTCACCCAAGCCTTACAAGCCGCCTATGATGCGGGGATTCGTGCCTGTGCGATCGTGTTGATGCATGGTTATCGCTACCACGACCATGAACAGCAAGCAGCAGCGATCGCCCAAAAAATAGGCTTTACCCAGATCTCCGTATCTCACCAGGTTAGCCCCCTGATGAAGCTGGTAGAACGGGGCGATACAACAGTGGTGGATGCCTATCTATCGCCGATCTTGCGCCGCTATGTCGATCGGATCGCCAGCCAGATTGAAAGCCGCGCGATCGATGGATCAGGAGTTAGAGGCGATCGCCCCCAATTAATATCTAGATCAGAGCATAAACTAGCTAATCAATCCACCAAACTGATGTTTATGCAGTCCAACGGTGGCCTCACTGATGCCCATTTATTTCAAGGCAAAGATAGCATCCTATCGGGGCCAGCGGGTGGGATTGTGGGTGCGGTGCAGACCAGTTTGCAGGCTGGTCTAGACCATGTAATCAGCTTTGATATGGGTGGCACTTCCACCGATGTGGCACATTATGCCGGGAAATATGAGCGATCGCAAAGTACCGAGATCGCTGGCGTGCGTTTGAATACACCAATGATGGCGATCCATACGGTGGCGGCGGGTGGCGGCTCGATTTTGCAATTTGATGGCGCTAAATATCGGGTGGGTCCTGACTCGGCGGGGGCTTATCCTGGCCCTGCTAGCTATCGGCATGGGGGGCCTTTGACCGTGACCGATGCCAACGTGATGCTGGGGCGGATTCAACCGCAGTTTTTCCCCTCTGTATTTGGCGCAGATGGAGATTTACCCCTGGATGCGGAAATTGTGCGCCAGCAATTTAATCATTTGGCAACTGAGATTAAACATGCCACTGGGGACGATCGCACCCCTGCTGAGGTGGCGGCTGGATTTCTGGCGATCGCAATTGAAAAAATGGCCACCGCGATCAAGAAAATTTCCACCCAACGCGGCCACGATGTTTCCACCTATACGCTCTGTTGTTTTGGCGGGGCAGGCGGTCAACATGCCTGTTTGTTGGCGCAGGCATTGGGAATTAAGCAAGTGTTCATTCATCCCTATGCGGGGGTGCTTTCTGCCTATGGCATGGGTTTGGCGGACATTGCCACGATTAACGATCGCGCGATCGAGCAACCTTTAACGATCGATTTGATTAACCAGATTATGACAGTTATTCAGGAACTAAGCGATCGCGGTCGGGCAGAAATTGCGCCCCAACTTGGTGACCTAAATGAGCCTGAGCAAGCAATCCAGGTTTTACCTACTTTGCGGTTGCGCTATGTGGGTACGGACTCAGCGATCGCCATAGACCTAGCTCCCGCTAGTTTGTCGCTGAACAGCACTAATAATAAGCAAGGCTTTGAGATTACTGACACCGATAAACGGTTGATCGTTACCCAACTAAGTCAGGACTTTGCCCAGGCACACAAACAACAATATGGGTTTACTTTCCCGCAGCGGGGCTTAATTGTGGAAGCGTTGGCAGTGGAGGTGATCGGCAAGAATCCAATCCCGATCGAGCCGGACATAGAGCGAATTAACGATCAACCGCCCCAACCAGTTACCCAGGTAAAAATATATGGCGATCACACCTGGCAGAATGTGCCCCTGTTTCAGCGGGAGAGCCTACAAGTGGGCGATCGGATTCCTGGCCCGGCTTTGATTGTGGAAAGCACAGGCACAAATGTGATCGAACCTGGCTGGGAGGCAGAAATTACGCCTAAGCAGCATTTGCTATTGCATCATGTGGGGGTGACTGTTGGGCTTGACGATAGACAAATTGAGAATAGATCAAAGGAAGATCGCATTAATTCTGAACAACGCAAATTGGTAAGCACCGATCGCCATCCAGATCACCTAGATCTTGCTCTCTCACAACCCGACCCAGTAATGCTGGA
The sequence above is a segment of the Pseudanabaena sp. PCC 7367 genome. Coding sequences within it:
- a CDS encoding tetratricopeptide repeat protein, giving the protein MNASAQHQLAQQHLMQGQIAEAIAIVNQLLALEPDDAIGNYLQAQILIAQGQLTAAQAHLEKAIAQAPAYVEALLKLGNVQFMQQNFAAAIAAYQKVSAINPHQVEAFYYAGLAYRQSGKNDEAIASYQSALNLASDRADIWTAMGNVYFAKPNYDQAAHCYRQAIAADPTHANAYNGLGGVLGQQGNAAAATENFRQAIGHDPRHLDALTNLGMALFRQEQYDQALIYLNRAAKLNPKQANLQRNIGLVLYKQEQLAAAIAQYQKAIDLDPRFADAYASLGVALVATDQPAAAIAAYQRAIEIIPNHAEANYNLGVILAQQNQLAEAVLAYCRAIAARPTYADAYNGLGATLLQQGNLDGALNSYQQALAIAPDHYGANFGRGLTLLTKGDFAAGLPGYEYRFKLKTIAAPEFSQPLWDGSEKQDQTMLLWIEQGLGDAIQFIRFVPIVAQRVGHVILRCRNNLVPLFANVPELTSIATIIGDRDPLPNFDVHASLLSLPQILGIRLESIPSQVPYLKADRQRVEQLQLPAAPGLKIGIVWASGLFKHNPNAAKQYKLKSLSLLLWTGLLTIPGTRFYSLQLGQDQQEISWLALKNHLVDLSDRITDFADTAALIAQLDLVISVDTAVAHLAGAMGKPTWVLLPFAPDWRWLTTREDSPWYPTMRLFRQSEPHQWRSVMDRVRDELIELVKTSDLAQQQPLAKQLAKFTPGTTPDHNELADYWQKLAAKLAAQAKHEEARFYYRRVLDLQPNNAEVANNLGYIYWRSQKLADADIYLDRALALNPNYAEAFNNKGIVAWTKQNYDAAIEYYQQALAIEPDYAMAHSNLGVVLSHQKEFIQAEEHYRRAIEIKPDYTQAFNNLGISLYEQDRSAEAIPYYRQALALNPDYYQALSNCGAALVAEGQIDEAIALYHRAIAINADYPEVQNNLGMALLELGQVEAGLNYFHRAIALRPDYVDARTNLAMAMLTLGEYESGFAEYEWRRDGKSFHRRNFAQPLWDGKPFPGKTLLIRTEQGLGDTIQFIRYMELVKQLGDRIVVECNHKALQPLLETIPAIDQVLAKGAPLPKFDLHISLLSLPHLLKTNLNNIPDRFPYLQINQPFNLNLASSNQTAVALEQTASQQIDSTDSNKQANQAPANQANPITSTQSPESQSDLKVGIVWRSDSKNKTKQKRSCPLAIFQQVLQIPQVQFYSLQKEIQDEDLELIETLNNKLNESGESGDRPNSIASTNSITLLSEQLNSLTDTAAAIAQLDLVISIDTMVAHLAGALAKPVWVLLPLASDWRWLLDRPDSVWYPTARLFRQPKLADWQPVIKQVCEALNEIVADRSLLASPLPEPTIQTSKLDAPSNPEYGYVIDPDRLDYIDQTKATEQSTSKANVERVDNRKPAIANLATKPTLTVLAPTAITANQSQSTVNTIQQSTPTPPVPQPIGIGWAIGANTGWGTFGLNLTLQLLEHKQFSPLLIAPPAIEPNQTDPLTQARLIPAIAQRQGLQQAFNQNPHSAFNLDLPIIHPLGNHFGGSQLDRIKGKQNIGFIFFEDTQLDRAALDRANAYDLILAGSSWNHDILKNYGLANVHTVLQGIEPTAYYPSPKSNLFGDRFVIFSGGKLEYRKAQDITIAAYKIFQAKHPDALLITAWHNPWPKFMQGLEQTGNVVGLPAVDNQGQIQIKPWLIENGLPIDSFIDLGAIPRHQVPQIIREADVALFPNRCEGGTNLVAMECMACGIPCVISANTGHLDIVNEKHCYPLTNQRSLTSPPAYLQGVEGWRESEVEEVVAYLEQVYSDRQTALNKGAAAAEFMQGLTWQKQVDRLTKTIQAELLS
- a CDS encoding hydantoinase B/oxoprolinase family protein, giving the protein MAQRYSFWIDRGGTFTDVVAHCPDGQLVVHKLLSENPDRYVDAPIQAIREILNLTPEQPIPAEQIASIKMGTTVATNALLERKGDRTVLVITKGFGDALRIGYQNRPDIFARQILLPEMLYEQAIEAEERYSAKGKELIPLAIVPLTQALQAAYDAGIRACAIVLMHGYRYHDHEQQAAAIAQKIGFTQISVSHQVSPLMKLVERGDTTVVDAYLSPILRRYVDRIASQIESRAIDGSGVRGDRPQLISRSEHKLANQSTKLMFMQSNGGLTDAHLFQGKDSILSGPAGGIVGAVQTSLQAGLDHVISFDMGGTSTDVAHYAGKYERSQSTEIAGVRLNTPMMAIHTVAAGGGSILQFDGAKYRVGPDSAGAYPGPASYRHGGPLTVTDANVMLGRIQPQFFPSVFGADGDLPLDAEIVRQQFNHLATEIKHATGDDRTPAEVAAGFLAIAIEKMATAIKKISTQRGHDVSTYTLCCFGGAGGQHACLLAQALGIKQVFIHPYAGVLSAYGMGLADIATINDRAIEQPLTIDLINQIMTVIQELSDRGRAEIAPQLGDLNEPEQAIQVLPTLRLRYVGTDSAIAIDLAPASLSLNSTNNKQGFEITDTDKRLIVTQLSQDFAQAHKQQYGFTFPQRGLIVEALAVEVIGKNPIPIEPDIERINDQPPQPVTQVKIYGDHTWQNVPLFQRESLQVGDRIPGPALIVESTGTNVIEPGWEAEITPKQHLLLHHVGVTVGLDDRQIENRSKEDRINSEQRKLVSTDRHPDHLDLALSQPDPVMLEIFNNLFRAIAEQMGVTLQNTSYSVNIKERLDFSCAIFDREGELVANAPHIPVHLGSMGESVKALINSLSDRQLRQPGYVYATNNPYNGGTHLPDITVITPVFIDSIDSGEQRKSSKSSQSSASNDSAPMFYVAARGHHADLGGITPGSMPPHSQHLDQEGVLFDNFELVRSGQFQEAKLRQLLSDNPHPARNPDQNIADLQAQIAANTTGIKELQRMVAQFGLEKVQAYMGFIQANAEELVRQAIAKLAQSWRSQGLPLQNQFTCALDNGSQIQVTIDLEQASRSATIDFTGTSPQQANNFNAPLAVTKAAILYVFRTLVDDDIPLNAGCLQPLSIVVPQGCMLNPVYPAAVVAGNVEVSQVVVNALYGALKVMAAAQGTMNNFTFGNANHQYYETICGGSGAGLDFDGTDAVQTHMTNSRLTDPEVLEWRFPVLLEEFKIRDRSGGNGKQCGGDGVIRRLKFLEEMTASILSNHRHVAPFGLAGGEPGTVGRNWVDRTNTNGRIEELDSQDSVEMQPGDAIVIETPGGGGYGQPESSN